The genome window CCGAGCCCTGGGTGACCAGATCCGGGCCTGATTCACGCTGCAGGACGCAATCCACGGCGGCAGCTTCGTCTCCTGAATCTCGGCGGCGAACGTAGCAGCCAAGTCTTTGGCATAGGTTAAGATGGTTTGGCGACGCGCGTAGGGCTCAGTCTTATACTAGAGTCGAGCAACAACCCGACCGAGATCTCCGGAGCCCCTCCCCAGCCGAGATCCCCGGAGCTTCCGTGGGCGCAGTCCGATCTCCATGGCGGGGATGGCGAGCTGACGCGTGGGCCCACCAGTCAATCGATCAAACCGGCCAACGCGCGCAGGTTAGAGCCCCAGCCATGTGGGCCCGGCTAGCCAGTGACCGCGCCGACGCGCCGGTTCTCTGGGCCGCGCGGTTCCTATGGTGTTCTGGGCCGAATGATGATTAAGGCCCAAACCGAATTCCTTTCCTCCTTTCCATTTTCCCTTTTTATTCTctattttctttttcctttctttatttctATATTCCAATTTAAATTCAGATTTAGATtcaaatcttgtgccaaattaTCCTCACATTATATTGTGAAATTAGAAGTACcaattttagaaatataattacatacatattatttatttattttcacaTCATTTCTCTTTTTCTCCCTTTTCCTCAAATCTTCTTctcactatattttatttttattcatattattattgttttaaatgcacaaacaaagatccaatatgatgcaatagTTTATTTAGATGTTATTGGTTATTCAACCCCCTTTTGATGGTGTTTATTCACATGTGGTATTAAGTAGAGATGgtacacacatatagataaaggaaatatTCTCTCTTCATACGAtttccaaatttaggtgttacagtAATGTCGCGGGTTAGAGGTATAATAGGATCGGACACGGTTAGATATTTATATTATCGAATTGTTTAGGATAAGATTTAAATAAATATTGACATCTTAAATATAGTATATGATATCAATATATTGAATTCAGATATGGATCGAATCTATCACAGATCGAATTCGAATACGAAGGCCAACGCATGCTACAGCGGCCGTCAAGTTCTAAGGTGTGTAGCGATAAGGCTATCTGCACTCACGAACTGGAAGCGCGGATGCAGTCTCCGTTTGCAGTAAAATGCCCTGCAGCGAGGGACTGCATCCCTCTCCCGATAGGGGAGGCTCTCTCTCACCTCAAGCATGCAGTCGCTGTTTGCCCGTTTGCAGTAAAACGTCTCTCCCTATTGCTTCTCTCTTCTCCACATGCACAACGGCCTGCGCGCCACGGAGCCACATGCATGTGGGTGGGAATAAAAAAGTGTGGAAAAAAAATGATAGAATATGTGGTAGTTAGTATAGGGTAGATATTTAGGGTTAAATATGAACGCGGAGTATTATAGGATAGAGTAGAGAATCTCGCTGACTAGGATGAAATATTCtttttagagtagaaatttagggttccatgagtgcggatagcctaagATGTGTCTATCGCTATTGCGGCCGCTAGGAATGCTACTCTTCACTACATTGTTCTCGCAAAATATGCCCTCGGTGCTATGCTATACTGCCATGACTGTGACACTCGTGAAAGGTATCCGTAATTCGGTACTGACTCGACTTGACAGGCGGAGCACTTCAGTAGGCGACGGCTTTTCATCAGTCAACTGTTAAAAAAAATTAATTTTTTTACTTCGCTGGGTATGTGAGATCAGAGTAACAAATTTACATGACGTTAGTTAAGTTGGGTTCGACACGGCGATCGCTTTCATCATGTCCTTCTAGactgtttttttttgttttcccTCTCACTGTAGATGAGCATGCAACCCGCAGCCCGACAGCCCGGCACAAGGCCCGGTTTTTTGGcccggcccaagcacggcacggccCGTCTGGCTTCATGCCCGTGCCAGCCCGGCCCGATAGACTAGGCCGTGCTTGGGCTGCCGAATACACCCGCCGGGCGGCACGGCCCGGCCCGCCAGGAAAAGCAGGCACGGAGCCGGCCCGGTTCCAGGCACACGCCGGACAGCAGCACGAAGAAGGCGTCGGACCGGGCTGCCCTCGCCTTGGCCTGGAACAGCGCGCCGTAGTGCGCCAGCGCGGCGTCGACGAGGACCCGTAGCTGGACGTCCGGCGCGTGCGCCTGCAGCGCCGCCCGCAGCTCCGTCGCCTACCTGCTCTGCTCCTCCACCCAGTACGCGTACTCCAGCTCGAACGCAGCGACACGGGTCCACGGACGCCGCCGGCGGTGCGACTCCTCCTCCCACGCCGTACGCGCCGTGCTGCAGCAGAGTTGATCAGCAGTGGCAGCTGCGGCTAGCGGTGCTGCCTGGATTGTTGCATCGGCCTGGATTGTTCTATCTGTATATTTTGTTGAACTGTGTTGAATTCAGTTGCATCTTTGTTTTCTAGCTCAGAATTATAAACTGTGTTGAATTCTATTTACCGGGCTTCGGACTGGCCCGAACCACAATTGGGCCTGGGCTTTTCGGGCTGGCCCGGCCCGAAAAACGGTCCGAAGGGCCGTGCCTGGGCCTCTGGCCAGACACGTAGGACTGTGCAGGCCCGTGGGCCTGATCGTGCCGTGCCTATTTGGGCCGTGCCAGGCACGGGCCCGGGCCgtgccgggcggcccgtttgctcGTCTATACCTCTCACACACACCATCATTCTGCTTCCTTTCGTGTACGCCATTATATTCCTAAAGTACTGATGCGCTTCACTCTGCTTTCCAACCTTTCAGATGGCCAAGCCGCGAGCAGCTTCGGTTCGCAGCAGAAAATAGAAATGCCCTGTAATAAGGTGGAGTGCCTGCATCATTTCTTATCGGTACCAGAGTACAGGTAGTCATACCAGCACGGTTGCAGCGACAAACCATATCAGTACTTCTGCAAATCTGGTAGAACGTAACAAAGCTAAAAAAACGAAACAAAGGCTAAGCTATAAAAAAAACGTGAAGCTGAGCTGTTCAGAAACAGGCCCTACGAGCAACATGGACCTTATCAAGGAAACAAATTTAGGGCACAGACATAGCCCACAAGACGACGGTTAGCGTGGTCGAATGATTTCATTGCTTTTACTGATTAAACTTAATATATTTCTACACAGGACAGGCGTGTGATTACAATTTAGTACACTAAGGAAGCAGATGGGGGCCGTGAGGCATCGATTGATTGGGTACAGCCAAATCTAACAACCACTGCTGTGCTGCAGCAATTCCTCTCGCGGTGGCGGCCTGCCGGGGCGGGGCGCTGCCTGCTCCTCCAGACCTCCAGCTGAAGATGCCTCGTCAACAGGCGCACCATGATATCTTTGCTTCCCTTCAAGAACGTGACCGACCGACCACGCTTATATCTTCTGCTTCAATGCTTGGCGCAGCTGGACCTTACTGCCGTCAATCCTTGCCTCCAGAATCTCGGACTTCAAGCCGTGCTTCTGCGCTCCATGGGACCAGTCGATGCATCCTTTTATAGCTCGAACGATGTCCGGGTTTAGCAGGTCTGGCCTCCACTGCCCTGTGACGCGCGGACTACCACACACTTCGCTGCTCTTCAGGTCAGGGGATTCGGTGAGATTTGACATCCTGGCGTTTGATGATCTACCGTTGAGTGTACTGGATCCCATTGATTTTCGGTGCGCAGTGCTTGATGATCTCCATAGTCCGACGAATGGTCTTTTATTATGAGACCAACCTGCTGCTATTGAACAGACTTCACTGATCTCACTACGTGCCTGATCGTTGTCGCAGTTTTCATCCCGATCGGTTCCACTCACTGAAGCATCGTTTTCTCCACAGAAGCCATTCACAGACGGTTCGCTTCCCCCTGGTGAATTACTAGACCCGTTCTCCTCGACTTGGCTTACAGCTTCCCATTCACTATCATCTTCTGCCGCCTCATTTCGGGTGCGAGGCTGATTGCAATATCTGCTTGGTTGATTCTCCAAGAACATGTCCGTTTCAGGACTTGCTGTTTGGGCCCTTGATGCACGACCCTTTGGTCTATTTCCGTTACATTGCACAATCACCTTCTCAGCAGTATCTTCTCTTTGCTTTAGTTCTTCGAATACAGCATAGATGTCTTCTGAAGGAGGAGGGAGTTTGTACGAAAACTCCTTGATGCCATTTATCTTCGAAGAGCAGATTGCTTCTTTGAGCCTCTCTGCTTCCCTTACTGTGCCCTTTTCCATATTACAGCCTGGATGGAAACGAAGGAAATCCTCAAGTTCATTCTGAAGCATGCTCAGCTGAGAATACTTATTCTCAAGTGTCAGTTTTGCATCGACAAGCTTCATGTGTACCCTCTCTTCACGCCAAACCTCAGCCATCTGGAGCATCTTCTTCTCTTCCTCCAATTCATCTCTGATCTTCATCGATTCACTTCTCATAGCCTCAACCTCAGCTCTGTCTTCTGTGATCTCCTTCGCTAGTTCATCACAAACCTCTTCCATGAGCACCCGTGCCTTCCTCTCCTTCTCATAATCTCGTGAATAACGCTTTGCAGCTAACTCCATCTCAGATAGATCGTTGAGCAGTTTGGAGTTCATCATTTCTGCCCGATGTCGCTGTTTCCTCTCCCGGTTCAGTTCTTCCTTAACTGCGTCTAAGATGTGGTGAAACTTATCATGTTCCCTGCTCTTCAAAGAAGCCTTTTCCTCTGAAATATTCTTCGCCAAGTGATCAAGTTGCTTCTTTGTAGATCGACACTCTGCTTCAAGCTCATGAATCCGGTCCTGAGCCACCACAAGCTCCTCCCTCAGTGTATAGATTTCTCTACCAGCATCCCTCTGTTTGCGTTCAATGTAATCATAATCTGCACTCAGGGAAGCTTTCATGAATTGATGGTTCCACTTTGTTGCCATTTCTGTTTCTATTTGACGCACTGCAGAATGAGCTTCCATCTATTTGCAGGAAACATGATGTATCAGATCAGATAGGACTTGGTAATAAAGATTCTACAACGACTGTTCCTTCAGAACATACTTTAGCTATAAAAGTAGTGTACCTCATGTGGGACATTGTTAACAGTCTTATTCCCTGTCCTGCCCTGGACAAGTGCTTTATAGTGCTGACAATGATCAGGCGTGTGTGGGCGCTTCGAACTGGACTGCAGTTACCGATGCACAGATTGTTAGATGAACGGTGACATCAAGAAAAAAGGAAAGATCTACTTATTATGGTAATGCATGTGAAATTGGGTAATACGACATAGAGAAGTAGATTAGCTGAAGCATTGCTTCCTAACGAATATTTATGGCGTCATTGAGCTTTTCTTTAACAAGGGAGACTACCTTCATCAAACAATTAGAAATTTAGAATGTCAATTGACAAGGGCTATCTAGGGACCACTGGGCCACAATACCTATACGCCTACACTCAAACAAGACTACAAGTCTACAAGAGTACTTATATCATGTCATAGATTGAAATGCCTCATCATTTCGGGTGAAATGTTGAACAGATCTAAAAGTCAAATCAATAACctgaacaaataaaaaaggtaaaaTGGCCCGAACCAAAAACTGAATTAACTAGATCTAGAGTGGGACAAAGCAAGGTAAGTAGCACAACATTGTCCTTTCAATAATAGAAAATGGACTCAGTATCCTAAAAGTTTCAGCTAGACATCGACATCTACAAGTTGATTTCAGTGCGCAAGGTACCCAAATCTGCACAGAAACAGGAAGAGGGAGGGCAATGTGCAGTTTGGAAAGTTTGGTCAATGTGGATGAGTACCCCAACCTGATCTATAGGGATGTTCCATACCATTTCCTAAAGAACTCAAAGAATCGTCCCTCCAACCGTGGAGATTATAGATGGTGTAACTAACTCTTTGAATTATGTCAAACATAACGTTTCAGCAAGATGTGACCTTATAAGCATGAAATTGCTCATCATGGATGCACAGGCATTAGGTCTGAGCAAAACACCGAGACTGCAGTGCACACACAACAAAGGTTTCACCAGCATTGGAAAGCCACGGTGCTAGTTTAACCGAAGTAGCGAGGTACTGTACTGGCACTCTGGAGTATGCCTAAACAGATCGACACGAGTCTGCAAAAATCCTATGCAGCTTCGATAAGAGAAGCAGCACGTGTGTACCCGGCACAGTCAACTCCCAACAATTCGATACCGACATTTCTCCAAAAACTACAGGGAATGACGAGCAATGTGCCAAAAGTGTCAGTTGCGTGAGCACCGACACGGCGACAGCAGCTATGCTACCAAAGTAGCGCCACCTACACCCCTAGAACAAAACAATCTCGACACACAAGCACATCACTGGCAGAGGTCTCGCGGCATGCTCACCTGAGCCCTCCGTGGCGCCCTCGCtggccccggcggcggcggcggcggcggcggtggctggAGCATTCGCCACAGCGCCGCGGCGATCTCCCTCACCGATAGGGCAGCGCCCGCGCCGGGACGGTGGGTAGAGCGATCGCCCGCGTCTAGGGGCCACCGGACCGGCGGGGTCTCCGGAGGAGGGTGtggcgtcggcgtcggcgtcggcgggGCGGGACCCCGGCGGACGGCCGCGAGAGAGGGGCTCTGGACGCGGACCCTgcgggcgcggcggcgggagGCGGACCCGGGCCGCGGGAGAGTGGCTGCCGCCCGCGGCTCGGTGCTGGCCGGCGGCAGCGGGCGGCTGCCGGGGCGCGCCATGGACGGACGCGGCCGGCTCGGCGACGCCGCTGGTGGCCACTGGCCTGGTAGTGGTACCGTGGCTGTGTGACACTGCGACGACCTGTGTGTGACTAGCGGCGAAGGGTAGCCGAGATCCAAGGACGCTTGACAACATGGAAAAGCGGATCACTCTTGCTTGCTACTCCCAGCGTGAGGTTCTCAAACCACAGAAACTCCATTTTCGAGATCTGTACGCAGTTCGAATGCAGCAATGTTACTGTGGGGACGTGTGTTGTTAATTTGAAAGATGGAACCGGGTAGTCACTGCCTAACGGATTCAAGAAGCCGTATACGTGCGGTACCTCGAAACGTATCATCCAAAGAGCCATGCACACCCATCTCACAAGTCAAAGGAGCACGGCACATCGATCACCAGGATTTCCTACCCAGTCGTAACGCATAAAGCCAGCAGTACTCATCAAAGCAACCCCCATCACGGCAGAAGCGACTTCAGAAAGGCCAACACCCGCGGCACCACCAGCGGCACGGAGGTGTGCCGTTCTCTTTTCCGGAGCGTTGCTCTCTCCAGCAAGCTCATGTAAAGTCTACTGTTCGGTATATCTAGGGAACGGCAGCGTCGGATAGCGATCCAGCAGCAATTGGTAAACCAAACGCTAAAATATAATATACCGGACGTTGCTATATTTGTCGGATCCTCTATGGCTAGAAGCCACAAGACAACAAGTCGGAGTGGTACGAGCCTGTAGCCTCTCAACGAATGGGACACGAGCGGAGAGAACACCGAAATAGTGATTTTGATTGATTATTTAATATAAATGATATTGTTGAAGAAATTGAAGATATAGAGAATAAAGAATATTTCTTTATAAGATGTAATTTAGAGAATGTTGTTGGAGACAGCCTAATATCCCGTGATTATCGTATGCACATAGTACTTTGATCCATTGGGTCAACAGCATTGTTAGATAGGCCCGGCCCTTGTAACACAGGTTTACCGTCCTGGGCCTTATTTGCTCCCCTGGTCACGGTATGCAACCAGGGTGTCTCCTCATTAGATTGAACGCCTGAGCCCACACGTGCGCCCGATGTGCTGAAGAGCAATTTCTTCCCCGGAAGACTTTGTGGACTTCCATCTCCTCTTGCAAGCGCTGCCAAAACTGTCACGCGAATACAGGAATGCAGAGAGAAACCTGATAGATTAGGCACATACGGGGAAAATATGTGCAACTGGACCATGAATAGTGAGTGATATAGAGAAAGAATATGGAGTAAAGGATACCCTAAAACCGTGCTCGTAGCTAGCATACCGAAACTGGGACTCCGACGATTTGATAGAATGAAGTTCTCTGTGGTCGACGGGAGAATCTGTCCTGCAGATTGCCTGAAGCTGGAGACTCGTCTGACACCATTATTCTACACAGAACGTTTTTCATGTTATAATATGTTTATACGCGACGACCCGGCAAGTTAACATAGTGACGAGTTGTTAGTCTAACCTAACCCTGGGCCCGAAGAGGTCCACGTGCAAGGATACATTTTAGAGTTCAAATAGAGACAACGGACACAGCTGATACGAGCTTCATTCACTTCACCAGACTGTTCAGCTAGCGGTAGCTTATTCCACTGCTTTTTTTCAGAATCGTGTTTAATTCCCTTGCATCGTTTTGTTTGTATTTAAAAGAAGCCGGTCTTTCTCACGAGGACCACAGAACGAAGCAGCTGCAGCCTGCAGACCTTTTTTTGCTACCTATATCTACCTGAAAGGTGCAAGCTTTATTCACTTTTCATGTCTGCATCTTCTTCACTCGTTATTTTTAAAAATACCCTTTTTCTGATTGTGTGGTCAGCCAACGCCGATCAGAACGAGACTAATCCGACGATGTAGAGCCGAATTCGGACGATGCGACGTTTTGTGAATCTGAAAAGGATGCGATTAGCTTAATTTACGTGGACATATACTGCAAGAGGGACGCCGGCGGCAATGACGCTGGAATCCTCATGCGGCCATGCGGGCCACAATTGGTTCATGGCACCCTTGAATTAATAACAGTTTATTCTGTACCCTTAAACAGTAGCTAGAGCACCGACTTACTACAACACTGCACCGCGCGCCCACGTATTCTAGTATTTTACCCATTTCCATGAGTGCAGCACCACGTAAGTTCACTCAATAACTTCATTCAGAAAGCTGGAAATTTTCGACAAATTAGTGCCCTCGGTTGGAGACCCAGCAAGGTCGTTCGTGCTGTTACACCTATAGCTAGCCGACCAAGCAAATATGacacctgtttggttcagcttttttctgaccagcttttctgagaatctagcTGTGAGGAGAATCTGACTGTGGGGAGAATCTAAGTATTATTAGTATTACGTGTAGAGGAAGATAAAgatgttcatagggctcaggatctagaaagtgacggattcctactattgcaacaactcaaccgattatatgtttatatTGATTTTGAATAGTTTTTACCTAaacaaattttatagaagctggctgaaaagctgacgcgtttggcagtccgcagcagcttttggtggccagaagctgcaaaaagctgaaacaaacaggggcaTGGTCTCTCTACTCTGATCACCTGTTCTCCGTGTGTGCCTTTCTGCTTTTGTGATCTTTTGGGTGAAAGATGACCCCCCTATTTCCTATCGTGCATTCCATTCGATCCGGCATTTTTCTCGAAGGGCGGCATATGCATGATGATAGGCCATTGTCTACATCAGGTCGCCTGCAATGCAATCTTGCGCAAGAAGAACACGCCAACTTCCATTCCATTGGTGTGCTACGTACGTACAGAGAGCAACGGCGTTGCCGAACCTACTACCAGGCTGCTACTGCAATAATAATGGTCCGTGGTGCAGTCACTGAGGACAGCACCAGATGGAGGAACTGATTGATGGCGCTTGCTTGCCTTCCCAACGGTTCACTAAAAGCAAGTTTAATAATAAAGTCTATTGTTGAATTTAACTCTTTACCATGTCATCTATAGCCAAAAATAAACACACTCATATAATAACTTTTTAATCTTTCTCTTTTATCCTTTTGTCTTGAAGCACGTGTATCACCTAGCTCTTCAATAAAAGCCAACTTCCTCTATTTTTTGATGTCTCTCTTTCACATAAACAAAAATAACATATAAGCAGGTTTATAGCCTATTATTGTACTTGCTTTAAGGACATAGACCGGATCGATCGGACGTGCGGGTTGCAGGTGGCAACAATACATACCAGCGTgttcttttttcttcttcttgtttCTAGAGACCAGGTCTTCAAAGGGAATTTAAAAGAAGTACAGACCAGACGATATTGGGGACAAGAAGGAGAGTGATCCGTATCACCTTGAATTGGTTCTGTTTTCTCTATTTATTTTTTAAAGAAAAAGTATATTGATTCGTGCCAATGATTACACTGTGGCTTTAATTTGATTAATTCTTAATAATTTAGTGTCGACAATTTCTACGGACGGTTCACCCTGTATTAAGAAATGGTTTCCCTTGGCCTTGGCGCCGCATCATCCAAGTCAACTGGTTGCTGACGTGCGCCACGGCTGGCCACTGGCTGGCGTGCTAGCTACTCATACAAGCTGGACCGATCTGCCAGTCTATCCACACATCCAGTCCAGACAACATCTAAGAAATTGAAATTTACGCTCACTGTCACTGGGCCGAGCTACGCAGGCAGGGCCAACTGTTATAAATAAATGCGACACaaataggatcaatcacagagaagacacggatttaacgtggaaaacccctccaaagtgaaggggaaaaaaccacgggcgccggccggcaacttctcactattttgggtggttacagatcgcaggagatttacaatAGAGAGATAGATATCTCCTGCGGCTTACAAagatatttatagaggtgaaaccCTAAAACGATCCGTACCGGGGGGGGCTCCGCCCCCCGCACCCCCCAGGCGTCCCTGGGCCTCGGGAAGGCCAGTTGGCCTCGCTGCGCTCCGGCCCAAGCCtcccggcgacgggcctccgcttcgctcgccaacttggccgccttcttcagaatttggatcacaaactcaacaaactCAACATCCCCCTCGAGCTCCACCTGCACACTGATAGACTCAGAATTCTGGTTAGTAGCACTGGTAGATACAACCGAGCCACGGACATACAAAGCTTCTCCACTCGAGCCAGCAGCATCTTCCGAGTTAACCATCTGTCTCATCTTTTCTTTCGCAGTCAAAGCTTCATACACTTCAGCCACGGTTAGAGTATCACGACTGTATAGGATGGTATCTCGAAAATTGCTAAACGATGCAGGGAGAGAACAAGGAGAAGAGAAACAaggacaagtggtatcagagcaggtTGTTTGGTGATCGGtgtgctagggtttcctgccggcGCACGGATGTCGACGACAATGAAGTACGATCTTCCGCTGCTGGATCTCGACACGCGTTTCTCGCTGTGGCAGGTGAAGATGCGGGCAATTCTCTCGCAATCTGATCGCGACCTGGATGATGCCCTAGATGGATTTGGCAACAAGGATGCCAGGACGTGGACTGATGAGGAGAGGCGCAAGGATCGTAAGGCGCTCGCACATATTCACCTTCATCTGTCTAACAATATTCTGCAGGAGGTTCTGGCAGAGAAAACTGCCGCTGCTCTCTGGTTGAAGCTGGAGTCGATCTGTATGTCAAAGGATCTGACCAGCAAGATGCATGTCAAAATGAAGTTGTTCTCCCACAAGTTGCAGGAAGGAGGATCCGTTCTGACGCACATATCGGTGTTTAAGGAGATCGTGGCCGATCTGACGTCTATGGAGGTAAAGTTTGATGATGAAGACCTAGCTCTTCTTCTCCTGTGTTCCCTCCCTGCATCGTTTAGCAATTTTCGAGATACCATCCTATACAGTCGTGATACTCTAACCGTGGCTGAAGTGTATGAAGCTTTGACTGCGAAAGAAAAGATGAGACAGATGGTTAACTCGGAAGATGCTACTGGCTCGAGTGGAGAAGCTTTGTATGTCCGTGGCCGCACTGATCAGAAAAAGTCCAACTCAGGTGGCAAAGGAAAGGGGAAGAACCAGAGGGGTCGCTCCAAGTCAAGGGGGCCATCCGATGAATTATTTTGCAAATACTGCAAGAAGACGAACCATGTAATTGAGAACTGTTACAAACTGCAGAACAAGGAGAAGAGAAACAAGGAGAAGGGTAAGACTGGAGGTACTGTCTCTGTTGCATCCGAAAATAATTCTGATAATGGTGATGTTCTTATTGCCTTTGCTggttgtgctgctgatgatgccCAATGGATCCTCGATTCTGCTTGCTCATATCATGTTTGCACTAAAAAATCTCTGTTTAGTACCTATGAAGCTGTGCAGAACGGAGGTACTCTTCGGATGGGTGACAATTCCCCTTGCACTGTTGTTGGCATGGGCACCGTGCAGATCAAGATGTTCGATGGGATTGTACGCACATTGACTGAAGTACGACATGTTCCATCCATGTCCAGGAATCTCATCTCTCTGAGTACTCTGGACACAAAGGGCTACAAGTATACCGCCGGTGACGGTGTCATGAAGGTAACAAAAGGCTCTCTTGTGGTTATTAAAGGTGATTTGAAAGCTGAAAACTTATATGTGCTTCGAGGTAGTTCTGGCTCTGCTAATGCTGTTGTTACATCTGATTCTGAGACTACTAAAATTTGGCATATGCGCCTTGGCCATATGAGTGCACCTGGTTTGGCAGAattgagcaagagaggccttctTGATGGTTGCCATGCTGATACTCTTGATTTCTGTGAGCACTGTGTTTTCGGTAAGCATAAAAGGGTAAAATTCAGTTCTGCTATTCATAATACCGAAAATATTCTTGATTATGTTCATGCTGATTTGTGGGGGCCGTCACGTATACCTTCACATGGTGGTGCTCGTTACATGTTGACTATCATTGATGATAATTCACGCAgagtttggccttattttcttaaGCAAAAATCAGATGCCTTTGAGTCTTTCAAGGTTTGGAAGACTATGGTTGAGAAGCAGACTGAGAGGAAGCTGAAGGTTCTGAGAACTGACAATGGTATGGAGTTTTGTTCTGGTGATTTTAACTCTTTCTGCAGGAAGGAGGGCATTGTGAGGCACCACACTATACCATATACACCTCAGCAGAACGGTGTGGCAGAGCGTATGAATAGAACAATAATCTCCAAGGCTCGGTGTATGCTGTCCAACTCAGGTTTGAGCCGCAAGTTTTGGGCTGAGGCCGCTTCCACTGCTTGTCATTTAATCAATTGTTCACCATCCACTGCTATCGATAAGAAAACTCCAATTGAGGTTTGGTCTGGTTCCCCCTATGATTATTCTCAGTTGAGAGTGTTTGGTTGTACTGCATATGCACATGTTGATAATGGTAAACTTGAGCCTAGAGCAATTAAGTGTGTTTTCTTGGGTTATGGATCTGGtgttaaagcatataaattgTGGAATCCTGATACACAGAAGGCATTTTTTAGTAGAAACGTTGTGTTCAATGAATCTGCTATGTTTCCTTCGGTT of Zea mays cultivar B73 chromosome 8, Zm-B73-REFERENCE-NAM-5.0, whole genome shotgun sequence contains these proteins:
- the LOC109941669 gene encoding uncharacterized protein, translating into MARPGSRPLPPASTEPRAAATLPRPGSASRRRARRVRVQSPSLAAVRRGPAPPTPTPTPHPPPETPPVRWPLDAGDRSTHRPGAGAALSVREIAAALWRMLQPPPPPPPPPGPARAPRRAQSSSKRPHTPDHCQHYKALVQGRTGNKTVNNVPHEMEAHSAVRQIETEMATKWNHQFMKASLSADYDYIERKQRDAGREIYTLREELVVAQDRIHELEAECRSTKKQLDHLAKNISEEKASLKSREHDKFHHILDAVKEELNRERKQRHRAEMMNSKLLNDLSEMELAAKRYSRDYEKERKARVLMEEVCDELAKEITEDRAEVEAMRSESMKIRDELEEEKKMLQMAEVWREERVHMKLVDAKLTLENKYSQLSMLQNELEDFLRFHPGCNMEKGTVREAERLKEAICSSKINGIKEFSYKLPPPSEDIYAVFEELKQREDTAEKVIVQCNGNRPKGRASRAQTASPETDMFLENQPSRYCNQPRTRNEAAEDDSEWEAVSQVEENGSSNSPGGSEPSVNGFCGENDASVSGTDRDENCDNDQARSEISEVCSIAAGWSHNKRPFVGLWRSSSTAHRKSMGSSTLNGRSSNARMSNLTESPDLKSSEVCGSPRVTGQWRPDLLNPDIVRAIKGCIDWSHGAQKHGLKSEILEARIDGSKVQLRQALKQKI